A window from Borrelia sp. P9F1 encodes these proteins:
- the recG gene encoding ATP-dependent DNA helicase RecG → MFLHEFQYDLKGITGLGAKGIDKLNSLNVTNIKELIEYFPKKYEDRQNIQTFPDPLEVRNCEFMTIFTVLEHRNFGGNFKKNLKLIVRSENDEIFEILLFNRGFLEGVFKVGQKFYIYSKFNYSDYSQMWSCSNFDSEPFSYNPERFKKIMPVYSLGEGLTSKKISSYVKEAIIYFVKFGHSDIPEFLIKKYSLLSLHEALNEIHFPSSLEMLDKARKTLIYREVFLLQFFSRGENFSRERKQLSRNLLDRIVSSLPFKLTRDQKLAIDEIISDLGSSRPMSRLLQGDVGSGKTLVAFLSSIPLIEAGYQVAFMAPTDLLARQHYNNLANILSKFSVSIVLLTGGFKKKEREDVLEKIRNGKASLVVGTHAIFSQGTTFKKLAYVIVDEQHKFGVEQREELKNKGQEVDVLLMSATPIPRSLALTLFGDLEVSLIKRGPSGRIPVTTYLAKHGNEEKVYEFLKNELAKGHQVYFVYPLITSSEKFDLKDATSMCLKLKSIFDKYSVEMIHSKLESRVKEEIMNDFYSKKVDILVATSVIEVGIDCPNATCMVIEHAERFGLSTLHQIRGRVGRGNLKSFLFLLYKEPLTKAGKFRLKTIKENVDGFKIAEEDLKLRGPGNLFGLEQTGYLKLKMADFAEHKDIISLMREELNLFFLNKSFYDEPDISLLDRLLFSYLKSVGKE, encoded by the coding sequence ATGTTTTTGCATGAATTTCAATATGATCTGAAGGGCATAACTGGTCTTGGTGCTAAGGGAATTGATAAGTTAAATAGCCTTAATGTTACAAATATTAAAGAACTCATAGAATATTTCCCAAAAAAATATGAAGATCGTCAAAATATACAAACTTTTCCCGATCCCCTAGAAGTTAGAAATTGTGAGTTTATGACAATTTTTACTGTTCTAGAGCATAGAAATTTTGGAGGTAATTTTAAAAAAAATTTAAAACTCATTGTTCGAAGTGAAAATGATGAAATATTTGAAATCCTTCTGTTTAATAGAGGATTTTTAGAAGGGGTATTTAAAGTAGGTCAAAAATTTTATATTTACTCTAAATTTAATTACAGCGACTATAGTCAAATGTGGAGTTGTTCTAATTTTGATAGTGAACCTTTTAGCTATAATCCTGAAAGATTTAAAAAGATTATGCCGGTTTATTCTCTTGGCGAGGGTCTTACTTCTAAAAAAATATCTTCTTATGTCAAGGAAGCTATTATTTATTTTGTAAAGTTTGGACATTCAGATATTCCTGAATTTTTGATAAAGAAATATTCGTTGTTGTCGCTTCATGAGGCTTTAAATGAGATCCATTTTCCAAGTTCTCTAGAAATGCTTGATAAGGCGAGGAAGACCTTAATTTATAGGGAAGTTTTCTTGCTCCAATTTTTTTCAAGGGGGGAAAATTTTAGTAGAGAGAGAAAACAATTGTCAAGAAATTTGCTTGATCGGATTGTGTCAAGTCTTCCGTTTAAGCTTACGAGGGACCAGAAGCTTGCAATTGATGAGATAATTAGTGATCTTGGGAGTAGTAGGCCGATGAGTAGGTTACTGCAGGGCGATGTTGGAAGTGGAAAAACTCTTGTTGCTTTTCTTTCAAGTATTCCTTTAATCGAGGCTGGATATCAAGTGGCATTTATGGCTCCTACTGATCTTTTAGCAAGGCAGCATTATAACAATTTAGCAAATATATTAAGCAAATTTAGTGTTTCCATAGTTCTTTTAACAGGTGGATTTAAAAAAAAAGAAAGGGAAGATGTTTTGGAAAAAATCAGAAATGGGAAGGCAAGCTTGGTGGTAGGGACTCATGCTATTTTTTCTCAAGGAACAACATTTAAAAAATTAGCTTATGTTATTGTTGATGAACAACATAAATTTGGTGTTGAACAGAGAGAAGAGCTTAAAAATAAAGGACAAGAAGTAGATGTGCTTTTAATGTCAGCGACTCCTATTCCTAGAAGTTTAGCTTTAACTCTCTTTGGAGATCTTGAAGTGTCTTTAATTAAGAGGGGGCCTTCGGGTAGGATACCTGTTACCACTTATTTAGCCAAGCACGGCAATGAAGAGAAGGTTTATGAGTTTTTAAAGAATGAACTTGCAAAAGGACATCAAGTTTATTTTGTTTATCCATTAATAACATCGTCGGAAAAATTTGATTTAAAAGATGCAACTAGTATGTGTTTAAAACTTAAGAGTATTTTTGACAAATATTCTGTTGAAATGATTCATTCCAAACTTGAATCACGTGTTAAAGAGGAAATCATGAATGATTTTTACTCAAAGAAAGTAGACATTTTAGTTGCCACAAGTGTTATTGAAGTAGGTATTGACTGTCCAAATGCAACCTGCATGGTAATAGAACACGCCGAGCGTTTTGGCCTTTCTACTTTACATCAAATAAGGGGACGTGTTGGTAGAGGAAATTTAAAATCTTTTTTGTTTTTACTTTATAAGGAGCCTTTAACAAAGGCAGGAAAATTTAGACTTAAGACTATAAAAGAGAATGTAGATGGATTTAAAATAGCAGAGGAAGACCTTAAATTAAGAGGCCCTGGCAATTTATTTGGACTTGAGCAGACCGGTTATTTAAAACTTAAAATGGCCGATTTTGCTGAACACAAAGATATTATAAGTTTAATGAGGGAAGAACTTAATTTGTTTTTTCTAAATAAATCTTTTTATGATGAGCCGGATATCTCGCTACTTGATAGGCTATTGTTTTCATATTTGAAATCTGTTGGCAAAGAATAG
- a CDS encoding M15 family metallopeptidase yields MRLLCIFLSTLLIHCLNLQAVGVSNQDLSILLNIVQGMELDHQKQIRANPIQFLEEIKTLLEAEKNGLLIQVNKKISIPREYKPTDLVYLKAFKELKGIGKEDLQLRKILIEDLIDFVNKARENGLTIKIVSAYRTEEYQRFLFKHNVKTYGLKVAERQSAMPNHSQHQLGTAIDFMKIDDNLLDTKSGKWIYENSVKYGFSLSYPKHYEKETGYKAEPWHYMYIGKPACSIQEKYFNNLQHKLLKFWNEHKIEISNLIQKYTN; encoded by the coding sequence ATGAGGTTGTTGTGTATCTTTTTATCAACGCTTTTGATTCACTGCTTAAATTTGCAGGCAGTTGGTGTGTCTAATCAGGACTTGTCAATCTTGCTTAACATTGTCCAAGGTATGGAATTAGATCATCAAAAGCAAATTAGGGCAAACCCCATTCAATTCTTAGAAGAAATAAAGACACTCCTTGAAGCAGAAAAAAATGGTCTTTTAATACAAGTGAATAAAAAAATCTCAATTCCTAGGGAATACAAACCAACTGACTTGGTTTATTTAAAAGCCTTTAAAGAATTGAAGGGTATTGGAAAAGAAGACTTGCAATTAAGAAAAATATTAATAGAGGATCTGATTGACTTTGTAAATAAAGCAAGGGAAAATGGACTTACTATTAAAATAGTATCGGCATACAGAACAGAAGAATATCAAAGATTTCTATTTAAGCACAATGTTAAGACATACGGGTTAAAGGTGGCAGAAAGACAATCGGCAATGCCTAATCATTCCCAACATCAATTAGGAACAGCCATAGATTTCATGAAAATAGACGACAATTTACTCGATACGAAATCTGGAAAGTGGATTTATGAAAATTCAGTAAAATACGGTTTTTCTTTATCATACCCAAAGCATTATGAAAAAGAAACTGGATACAAGGCTGAGCCTTGGCATTACATGTACATTGGAAAACCAGCATGCAGTATTCAAGAAAAATACTTTAATAACTTACAACATAAACTTCTTAAATTTTGGAATGAACATAAAATTGAAATTTCAAATTTAATTCAAAAATATACAAATTAA
- a CDS encoding MATE family efflux transporter, with protein MYLLDKTKKCEVYRDLLKIAIPTVIEFFLFNVISFTDNIMVSYLGDYPVAGVSLANKFFELFITIAFAVMGAYNILATRQYAKGDTENFKNTFFISILILLLFSFVFIFVSLFYPYFFLGLLSDDAKVISHGISYLDIAVYSFVFAVVKGIIANSLKIVKITKIQVITSVISVILNVVFNYLFIFTFAMGVMGAAIATTLVRGIELVFYLLYTVFNKNSHFHLRLGNLRIKPVIFSQLIKFFIPIFLNEFIWYLGYFGLIAIFARIDTAKYAAYSITFSTYFMGFNVINAFCFSVNIVMGHEMHNDKREIMAVAVYLEKIGVILAILTAFILLSLSFISPYVFYELEYANLTGVMLRYYAISAFFTSLAFQYLFGFFRAGASPNFGAIMEGSVTLLYTIPIAYFLANYTQFPFEIIVFIPTLEDVIKLGISLPYFHSTKWIKSVKTG; from the coding sequence GTGTATTTGTTAGACAAAACTAAGAAGTGTGAGGTTTATCGAGATCTTTTAAAGATCGCAATCCCAACAGTTATTGAATTTTTTTTATTCAACGTTATTTCATTTACAGATAATATTATGGTATCTTATCTCGGAGATTATCCTGTAGCTGGAGTTTCTCTTGCTAATAAATTTTTTGAACTCTTTATTACAATTGCCTTTGCTGTTATGGGTGCTTACAATATATTGGCGACAAGACAATATGCTAAGGGAGATACTGAAAATTTTAAAAATACGTTTTTTATTAGCATTTTAATTCTTTTATTATTTTCCTTTGTGTTTATATTTGTTTCATTGTTTTATCCTTACTTTTTTCTTGGATTATTGTCCGATGATGCTAAAGTTATTTCTCATGGAATATCTTATCTCGATATCGCTGTTTATTCTTTTGTATTTGCAGTTGTTAAGGGAATTATTGCAAACTCATTAAAGATTGTTAAGATTACTAAAATTCAGGTTATTACTTCCGTCATTTCAGTTATTTTAAATGTAGTATTTAACTATTTATTTATTTTTACGTTTGCTATGGGGGTAATGGGGGCTGCTATTGCAACTACGTTGGTCCGTGGCATCGAGCTTGTGTTTTACCTTTTGTATACCGTCTTTAACAAAAATTCTCATTTTCATCTCAGACTTGGGAATTTGAGAATCAAGCCTGTAATATTTTCTCAGTTAATTAAATTTTTTATTCCAATATTCCTAAATGAGTTTATTTGGTATTTGGGGTATTTCGGTTTGATTGCTATTTTTGCAAGAATTGACACTGCTAAATACGCTGCATACAGTATAACTTTTTCTACTTATTTTATGGGATTTAATGTAATTAATGCGTTTTGTTTTTCTGTCAATATTGTAATGGGACATGAGATGCACAATGATAAGAGAGAAATAATGGCTGTTGCCGTTTATTTGGAAAAGATAGGCGTTATTCTTGCTATCCTTACAGCCTTTATATTATTAAGTTTGTCGTTCATTTCACCTTATGTGTTTTATGAGTTAGAGTATGCAAATCTTACGGGAGTTATGTTGCGATACTATGCTATTTCGGCTTTCTTTACATCACTTGCGTTTCAATATTTATTTGGATTTTTCCGAGCGGGTGCCTCACCAAATTTTGGTGCTATTATGGAAGGTTCTGTCACTTTGCTTTACACAATACCCATTGCATACTTTTTAGCAAATTATACTCAATTTCCATTTGAGATTATTGTTTTCATTCCAACCCTTGAGGATGTAATTAAGCTCGGTATTTCTCTGCCTTATTTTCATAGCACCAAGTGGATTAAATCTGTTAAAACGGGTTAA
- a CDS encoding MATE family efflux transporter: protein MLKKFNSYDSILRELFVLAIPTAFESFLFHLVTFFDNYMIAYLGSSQVTGVSLASRINFLFFIVVFGLGTTLSAYASQAFSKSKFAHIRQAFAYVLTIGTTIGIMFFFISFIFSKEIISFFIQEKDSLNFGVEYLKVVSLSYIFMAYSFLSAMGFKSSKDVRIPLVVTVIVVLVNIVFNYIFIFVLGMGVSGAAYATLLSRVIEFVFYLFYNLFNVKSYYHLRLDDFFVPKSVKVANLRILIPVLLHEIGWVLSVTILHAFYARLGSSEYSSFAVASNILDLCFVLMHGTGVATGVVVGHLMVDDKEHVRSVGVFLSVIGVILGFFVALILLLIARIAPIVFGNLDSPELVGVFISVFASIVVFKGFTSQVLVGVFRTSGIPNVCFYIEVGVIVFYTLPVAYFLVFFTEFRFPLIVFIVNLEEVIKNILILVEFGKGNWIREIQYE, encoded by the coding sequence ATGCTTAAGAAGTTTAATAGTTATGATTCTATACTAAGGGAGCTGTTTGTATTAGCTATCCCCACGGCTTTTGAGTCTTTTTTGTTTCATCTGGTAACATTCTTTGATAATTATATGATTGCTTACCTAGGATCTTCCCAAGTGACTGGGGTTTCTCTTGCAAGCAGAATAAATTTTCTTTTCTTTATTGTTGTATTTGGGCTTGGGACTACTCTTAGTGCTTATGCTTCTCAGGCATTTTCTAAGAGCAAGTTTGCGCATATAAGACAGGCATTTGCTTATGTATTAACGATTGGTACAACTATTGGGATTATGTTCTTCTTTATTTCCTTTATATTTTCAAAAGAGATTATTAGCTTCTTCATACAAGAGAAAGATTCCTTAAATTTTGGAGTAGAGTATTTAAAAGTTGTCTCTTTGTCCTACATCTTCATGGCTTATTCTTTTCTGTCTGCTATGGGTTTCAAGAGTTCCAAGGATGTAAGAATACCTTTGGTTGTAACTGTAATTGTTGTGTTGGTTAATATTGTTTTCAATTACATATTCATTTTTGTTCTTGGTATGGGTGTAAGTGGAGCAGCATATGCCACCCTGCTTTCCAGAGTTATTGAGTTTGTTTTTTATTTATTTTATAACCTTTTCAATGTAAAGTCTTATTATCACCTCAGGTTAGATGATTTTTTTGTTCCAAAGAGTGTAAAGGTTGCCAATTTGAGGATACTCATTCCTGTTTTATTACATGAGATTGGTTGGGTTTTAAGCGTAACTATTTTACATGCTTTTTATGCTCGACTTGGAAGTAGTGAATATTCATCTTTTGCAGTCGCATCTAATATTTTGGACTTGTGTTTTGTTTTAATGCATGGGACGGGAGTTGCAACGGGTGTTGTTGTTGGTCATTTGATGGTAGACGATAAAGAGCATGTTAGGTCAGTTGGAGTATTTTTATCGGTTATTGGAGTTATTTTAGGGTTTTTTGTAGCCTTGATTCTTCTTTTAATCGCTAGAATTGCTCCCATTGTTTTTGGCAATCTAGATTCTCCCGAATTGGTTGGTGTCTTTATTTCTGTCTTTGCCAGCATTGTTGTCTTTAAAGGGTTCACATCTCAGGTACTTGTTGGTGTCTTTAGAACTAGTGGAATACCCAATGTTTGTTTTTATATTGAGGTTGGAGTAATAGTTTTTTATACATTGCCTGTTGCTTATTTTTTGGTTTTTTTTACGGAATTTAGGTTTCCGTTGATAGTTTTTATTGTAAATCTTGAAGAAGTTATTAAGAACATACTTATTTTAGTAGAGTTTGGTAAAGGTAATTGGATAAGAGAAATTCAATATGAATAA
- the dnaE gene encoding DNA polymerase III subunit alpha — MNLRVKFVHLHVHSDYSLLDGAAHIAGIVAKAREHNMSHIALTDHGNLFGAVKFYREAKRVGIKPIVGIEAYMSSMSKHIKKNDDLGKPSYHLILLAKNEMGYRNLLKLTSISYLEGFYYRPRIDKSDIEKYSEGLICTSACIGGIIPQLIMANRLEDAKNEILWFKSVFGDDFYLELQRHGIRQQDIVNEKLIAFSRELNVALTVSNDSHYVNKEEATAQDIIVCIGTGAKRSDPNRLKMETNEFYLKSQEEMCELFKDLPEALENTVRIAEKCNNFEITFPGPIFPEYRIPGEFATLGQYLEHLTIEGLGVRYGSLTKDIKERALYELSTIIKMGFETYFLIVWDFIKFAHDNGIPVGPGRGSGAGSIVAYALRITDIDPLKYNLLFERFLNPERVSMPDFDIDFCFERRDEVIEYVTSKYGEDRVAQIITFGTLKPKAVFKDVGRVLDIPFAESNELTKLIPDGPKVSLKAVLADKSLREYFNKGPLYKEMMDAALVLEGMNRHVSTHAAGIVISRAPLTEYVPLYKDYKQNTVSTQYTMDLLEDCGLVKMDFLGLKTLTLIKNAENLIKIVNPDFKIEDISESDAKTFKMLSEGRSTSVFQFESEGMQQVLREAKPDSIEDLIALNALYRPGPMQFIPQFIAAKTGTRKIKYPHPDLKEVLQPTYGVIVYQEQVMEVARIIGGFSLGKADILRRAMGKKKEDEMNKMKIDFLKGALLKGYDEGIASDIFELLKPFAGYGFNKSHAAAYSLIAYQTAYLKANYPENFMAANLTNEINNSEKLSYYIEEAKSIGINVLKPDVNQSFKEFRVMESNISYGLNGIKNIGGAMVDFVIAEREENGKYQSFEDFIRRVDDRVINRKFLESGIKSGLFDSLGQNRRTLVENLDRLLEVVSKDKNDEKLGQNSLFGSLGVHKAVQEGFNYDLLEEYSYSDLLRFEKELLGFYVSGHPLDPYRAAIESFTTLNVPEELAIKKNSIVQFAGALNSIKTIHTKKSNSRMAFGAVEDFKGTIEIVIFTENYERYKHLLIEGNVIGVVGKLTLSRDKFSIVVEKALSIEELSVNKINNLHIKFVNERLGNSDLLYSLKDRIFKFEDDTGSAQVYLYLGSNDRNLKLKLSSILNFKPNEVMINELRQHEIVEDVWFD; from the coding sequence ATGAATTTGAGAGTTAAATTTGTTCATTTGCATGTTCATTCGGATTATTCTCTTTTAGACGGTGCGGCTCATATCGCGGGTATTGTCGCGAAGGCAAGAGAGCATAATATGTCTCATATTGCACTAACGGATCATGGTAATCTTTTTGGTGCTGTTAAGTTTTACAGAGAAGCAAAAAGGGTGGGGATAAAGCCCATAGTTGGCATTGAGGCGTATATGTCAAGTATGTCAAAGCATATAAAGAAGAATGATGATTTAGGAAAGCCCTCTTACCATTTAATTCTTCTTGCTAAAAATGAAATGGGCTATAGGAATTTATTGAAACTTACAAGTATTTCTTATCTGGAAGGATTTTATTATCGTCCTAGGATAGATAAGAGTGATATTGAAAAGTACTCTGAGGGCCTCATCTGTACGTCTGCATGTATTGGTGGAATTATTCCACAACTGATTATGGCAAATAGGCTTGAAGATGCAAAGAATGAAATTCTTTGGTTTAAAAGTGTTTTTGGGGATGATTTTTATCTAGAACTACAGCGGCATGGGATTAGACAGCAAGATATTGTTAATGAGAAGTTAATTGCTTTTTCTAGGGAACTTAATGTTGCATTAACTGTTTCTAATGATTCTCATTATGTTAATAAGGAAGAAGCAACGGCTCAGGATATTATTGTCTGCATTGGAACAGGAGCTAAGAGAAGCGATCCTAATAGACTTAAGATGGAGACCAATGAATTTTATCTTAAGTCTCAGGAAGAGATGTGTGAACTTTTTAAAGATTTGCCGGAAGCTTTGGAAAATACCGTGCGAATTGCAGAAAAGTGTAATAATTTCGAAATAACGTTTCCAGGCCCTATTTTTCCTGAGTACAGAATTCCTGGTGAGTTTGCTACACTGGGTCAATATTTGGAACACCTAACAATTGAAGGATTGGGAGTTAGGTATGGGAGTCTAACTAAGGATATCAAGGAGCGTGCTTTATATGAACTATCAACAATAATTAAGATGGGGTTTGAGACTTATTTTTTAATCGTTTGGGATTTTATTAAATTTGCGCATGATAATGGTATTCCCGTTGGTCCTGGGCGTGGGTCTGGGGCAGGTTCAATTGTCGCGTATGCTCTGAGAATTACAGACATTGATCCTTTAAAATACAATCTTCTTTTTGAAAGATTCTTAAATCCTGAGCGTGTATCTATGCCTGATTTTGATATCGATTTTTGTTTTGAGCGTAGGGATGAAGTCATAGAATATGTTACAAGCAAATACGGAGAGGATAGAGTTGCTCAGATAATTACGTTTGGAACTTTAAAGCCTAAAGCCGTATTTAAAGATGTTGGGAGAGTACTAGATATACCTTTTGCTGAGTCCAATGAGCTCACCAAGCTCATCCCTGATGGTCCAAAGGTTTCTTTAAAAGCAGTCTTAGCAGACAAGAGTTTGAGAGAATATTTTAACAAGGGACCTTTGTATAAGGAAATGATGGATGCAGCTCTTGTGCTTGAGGGGATGAATAGGCATGTTTCAACTCATGCGGCAGGTATTGTGATTTCTAGAGCTCCTTTAACGGAGTATGTTCCGCTTTACAAGGACTACAAGCAAAATACTGTTTCGACACAGTATACAATGGATTTGTTGGAAGATTGTGGGCTTGTGAAGATGGACTTTCTTGGTCTTAAGACATTGACTTTGATAAAGAATGCGGAAAATCTGATTAAAATCGTTAATCCTGATTTTAAAATAGAGGATATTTCTGAGAGTGATGCTAAGACCTTTAAGATGCTGTCTGAGGGACGTAGTACTTCTGTTTTTCAATTTGAGTCGGAGGGTATGCAGCAGGTTTTAAGGGAGGCTAAGCCTGATAGCATTGAAGATTTAATTGCTTTAAATGCACTTTATCGACCGGGGCCTATGCAGTTTATTCCTCAATTTATTGCGGCTAAGACAGGAACTAGGAAGATTAAATATCCTCATCCAGATTTAAAGGAAGTGCTGCAACCAACGTATGGGGTTATTGTCTATCAGGAACAGGTAATGGAAGTTGCAAGAATTATTGGGGGTTTTTCTCTTGGAAAAGCAGATATCTTAAGACGTGCAATGGGAAAGAAGAAAGAAGATGAAATGAACAAGATGAAGATCGACTTTTTAAAGGGGGCACTTCTTAAAGGTTATGATGAGGGGATTGCAAGTGATATATTTGAACTTTTAAAACCCTTTGCAGGCTATGGTTTTAATAAATCGCATGCAGCGGCGTATTCTTTAATAGCCTATCAGACGGCATATCTTAAGGCTAATTATCCTGAAAATTTTATGGCAGCCAACTTAACAAATGAGATTAATAATAGTGAGAAACTTTCTTACTATATTGAAGAAGCGAAATCTATTGGGATTAATGTTTTAAAACCTGATGTGAATCAGTCTTTTAAGGAGTTTCGTGTAATGGAGTCAAATATATCTTATGGTCTTAATGGGATTAAGAATATTGGGGGGGCTATGGTTGACTTTGTTATTGCTGAGAGAGAGGAGAATGGGAAGTATCAATCCTTTGAAGATTTTATTAGAAGGGTAGATGATAGGGTTATAAATAGAAAATTTCTTGAGTCTGGAATAAAGTCTGGACTTTTTGACAGTCTTGGCCAAAACAGAAGAACACTTGTTGAAAATCTTGATAGATTGTTGGAGGTTGTATCTAAGGATAAGAATGATGAGAAACTTGGCCAGAATAGTTTATTTGGATCTCTTGGGGTTCATAAAGCTGTGCAGGAGGGTTTTAATTATGACTTGCTTGAGGAGTATTCTTATTCCGATCTTTTAAGATTTGAGAAGGAGCTTTTAGGTTTTTATGTATCTGGGCATCCTCTTGATCCGTATAGGGCCGCAATAGAAAGCTTTACAACCTTAAATGTGCCAGAAGAGCTTGCTATTAAAAAGAATAGCATTGTGCAATTTGCCGGTGCTTTAAATTCAATAAAGACTATACATACTAAGAAAAGTAATTCTAGGATGGCTTTCGGGGCTGTTGAAGATTTTAAAGGTACAATCGAAATTGTGATTTTTACCGAAAATTACGAGAGATACAAGCATTTACTTATTGAAGGTAATGTAATTGGGGTTGTAGGGAAGCTTACTCTGAGTAGGGATAAATTTTCAATAGTTGTTGAAAAGGCATTGAGCATTGAAGAACTGTCTGTTAATAAGATTAATAACCTTCATATTAAATTTGTTAATGAAAGATTAGGTAATTCTGATCTCCTTTACTCTTTAAAGGATAGAATCTTTAAGTTTGAAGATGATACAGGATCTGCACAGGTTTATCTTTATTTAGGCAGTAATGATAGAAATTTGAAGCTAAAATTAAGTTCAATTTTAAATTTTAAGCCGAATGAAGTTATGATTAATGAGCTGAGGCAGCATGAGATAGTAGAGGATGTTTGGTTTGATTAG
- a CDS encoding YggT family protein, with protein MILIVETLTIFLNIYRILILIRIILSWLVSSGINTNAFFRFVYNATEPFLSMFRRIKFFRFGMYDFSPIAALITLTIFERMLSYGDYKLSTFIMLFIIEIWGIFRSVFFAFILFFSLRLILLFLHLFDGTDFMKSVDSLLIPLSVKINNMVTDKHMSYVLNLVAASLLLLAFIIIFEQAIFAISILASHLPF; from the coding sequence TTGATTTTGATAGTAGAAACTTTGACTATCTTTTTAAATATTTATAGGATTTTAATTTTAATTAGAATTATTCTTAGTTGGCTTGTATCCTCAGGAATTAACACCAATGCATTTTTTAGATTTGTATACAATGCGACAGAGCCGTTTTTGTCTATGTTTAGGAGAATTAAGTTCTTCAGGTTTGGTATGTATGATTTCTCACCAATCGCGGCTTTGATTACTCTTACAATATTTGAGAGAATGTTGTCTTATGGTGATTATAAACTCTCTACATTTATTATGTTGTTTATTATTGAGATTTGGGGAATATTTAGGAGTGTTTTTTTTGCTTTTATTCTTTTCTTTTCTCTAAGATTGATCCTTTTGTTTCTACATCTATTTGATGGCACTGATTTCATGAAAAGCGTCGATTCGTTGTTAATTCCCTTATCTGTTAAGATAAACAACATGGTTACAGATAAGCATATGTCTTATGTTCTTAATCTCGTAGCGGCATCTTTGCTCCTTTTGGCATTTATAATTATTTTTGAGCAGGCTATATTTGCTATTAGTATTCTAGCTTCTCATTTGCCTTTTTAG
- the murD gene encoding UDP-N-acetylmuramoyl-L-alanine--D-glutamate ligase: MRLDEIKSKKFLVMGLGLHGGGLSVARFLLKHGASLVITDLKSKLELASSIKSLEEFKDRIRYVLGYHSEDDFREADIVVKNPGVSFKNRYLKFAKRIETDISLFLMFNKNPIIAVTGTKGKSTLVSLLHQILVTKYPKAKIGGNIGISPLSFLDDLDAISPIVLELSSWQLHDLENLNPIISIITNVYHDHQNYYSTFNDYVEDKAKIFIKQDSGIFISQDKAYYDYFHRFKTKAGVVLFSESMPLNFENDMLYLRNGKIYLNEELIITLGETRLVLLINKLVAVFVANYLKLNLNLVSNVMARFNGIEHRLEFIREIDGVSYYNDTASTIPDSTVLSVKSLKREKISINLIVGGTDKELNFLIFGEILNMVKTWILLRGSATLKIIKFFEDNDVDYSVFSSIEECVCYARKVSVQNDIVLFSPASASFELFKNEFDRGFRFKKLVSDMI, translated from the coding sequence ATGCGTTTGGATGAAATAAAGAGTAAAAAATTTTTGGTTATGGGCTTGGGACTTCATGGGGGAGGTCTGTCTGTCGCAAGGTTCTTGTTAAAACACGGTGCTAGTCTAGTAATTACTGATTTGAAGAGTAAATTAGAATTAGCTTCAAGCATAAAGTCTTTAGAAGAGTTTAAAGATAGGATTCGATATGTTTTAGGATATCATAGTGAAGATGATTTTAGGGAGGCAGATATTGTTGTTAAGAACCCTGGGGTGAGCTTCAAGAATAGGTATTTAAAGTTTGCAAAAAGAATTGAGACAGATATTAGTTTGTTTTTAATGTTTAACAAGAATCCGATAATCGCCGTTACGGGGACTAAGGGGAAGTCAACTCTAGTGTCTCTTTTGCATCAAATTTTAGTTACTAAGTATCCAAAAGCTAAAATTGGAGGCAATATTGGCATATCTCCTTTAAGCTTTCTAGACGATCTTGATGCTATATCACCTATTGTTTTAGAGCTTTCTTCTTGGCAGCTTCATGATCTTGAAAATTTAAATCCCATTATTAGCATTATTACTAATGTTTATCATGATCATCAAAATTACTATTCAACTTTCAATGATTACGTAGAGGATAAAGCGAAAATTTTTATAAAACAGGATTCGGGAATTTTTATATCTCAAGACAAAGCTTACTATGATTACTTTCACAGGTTTAAGACTAAAGCAGGAGTTGTTTTATTTTCAGAATCCATGCCATTAAACTTTGAAAATGATATGCTTTACTTAAGAAATGGAAAAATTTATTTAAATGAAGAGTTGATTATCACTCTTGGTGAAACAAGGCTCGTTCTCTTAATAAATAAGTTAGTGGCTGTTTTTGTTGCAAATTACTTAAAGTTAAATTTAAATCTTGTATCCAATGTTATGGCTAGGTTTAATGGAATTGAGCATAGATTGGAGTTTATAAGAGAGATTGATGGTGTTAGCTATTACAACGATACAGCATCAACAATTCCAGATTCTACAGTTTTATCTGTTAAAAGCTTAAAGAGAGAAAAGATTTCTATTAATCTTATTGTTGGTGGTACTGATAAGGAACTTAATTTTTTGATTTTTGGTGAAATTTTAAACATGGTGAAAACTTGGATTTTATTAAGGGGTAGTGCGACTTTAAAGATCATTAAATTTTTTGAAGATAATGATGTTGATTATTCTGTCTTCTCTTCGATAGAGGAATGTGTTTGTTATGCTAGAAAAGTTTCTGTTCAAAATGATATAGTTTTATTCTCACCAGCGAGCGCCTCTTTTGAGCTTTTTAAGAACGAATTTGATAGAGGGTTTAGGTTTAAGAAATTAGTAAGTGACATGATTTAA